In Erpetoichthys calabaricus chromosome 2, fErpCal1.3, whole genome shotgun sequence, a genomic segment contains:
- the afp4 gene encoding antifreeze protein type IV isoform X1 — MLHCPEMRSGNSTNMKVSVISVLALAMAMFYGSEAASLTKREVPDVMGQVETLTKYVEELTNLVKTSTQDLMSKLKAEELNSKAQEYIKSSRSQLEENLKPIADNMESQMKPLIESLKAQAEQWQPMADSLQTSMMDMWKSLMDSTKSLSSA; from the exons ATGCTTCATTGTCCTGAAATG AGATCAGGCAATTCCACAAACATGAAGGTTTCAGTCATCTCTGTCTTGGCTCTTGCCATGGCCATGTTTTATG gcAGTGAAGCCGCCTCACTAACAAAAAGGGAGGTTCCAGATGTTATGGGCCAAGTGGAAACTCTGACCAAATACGTTGAAGAATTAACTAATTTAGTGAAAACCAGCACCCAGGACTTAATGAGCAAACTGAAAGCAGAGGAGCTGAACTCCAAAGCCCA ggAATACATAAAAAGCAGCAGATCTCAGCTGGAAGAGAACCTCAAGCCCATTGCAGATAACATGGAGAGCCAAATGAAACCTCTGATTGAAAGCTTGAAAGCTCAGGCAGAGCAATGGCAACCAATGGCTGATTCCTTGCAAACCAGCATGATGGATATGTGGAAAAGTCTCATGGATTCCACCAAGTCACTGAGTTCCGCATAG
- the afp4 gene encoding antifreeze protein type IV isoform X2 → MKVSVISVLALAMAMFYGSEAASLTKREVPDVMGQVETLTKYVEELTNLVKTSTQDLMSKLKAEELNSKAQEYIKSSRSQLEENLKPIADNMESQMKPLIESLKAQAEQWQPMADSLQTSMMDMWKSLMDSTKSLSSA, encoded by the exons ATGAAGGTTTCAGTCATCTCTGTCTTGGCTCTTGCCATGGCCATGTTTTATG gcAGTGAAGCCGCCTCACTAACAAAAAGGGAGGTTCCAGATGTTATGGGCCAAGTGGAAACTCTGACCAAATACGTTGAAGAATTAACTAATTTAGTGAAAACCAGCACCCAGGACTTAATGAGCAAACTGAAAGCAGAGGAGCTGAACTCCAAAGCCCA ggAATACATAAAAAGCAGCAGATCTCAGCTGGAAGAGAACCTCAAGCCCATTGCAGATAACATGGAGAGCCAAATGAAACCTCTGATTGAAAGCTTGAAAGCTCAGGCAGAGCAATGGCAACCAATGGCTGATTCCTTGCAAACCAGCATGATGGATATGTGGAAAAGTCTCATGGATTCCACCAAGTCACTGAGTTCCGCATAG